The Nerophis lumbriciformis linkage group LG03, RoL_Nlum_v2.1, whole genome shotgun sequence genome includes the window ATCTGAATCCCAGTAAGTTGTTCAATCTTCttttgaaatatttcttcaattaTGTTGACCTATTTGCTTATTCCTTATGTAGAAGTCATCCAAAGAATTCCAAGATTCATCTGCATTTTGGGTGTTTTTAGTAATTAAAAAGCTGTAATGTAAGATGTTTTTGATACCTCATACATCTGTAAACACCTAAATCATGCAGGAATATGTGTTGGAGACTAATGCTTcgggttttattttgaaggcagcATCTTCTCACTTCCTTCTCCATTGACGCCAACTTGATgactgtttatttttttcaagttacTACAGGGGGAGGAGTTGAGTGAGCAAAAGGCATCTCTGTTTTATCAGCTGCTAGTTGGAGGAAGACTTTCTTCTCTACAGCCCGGCTGACATGGAGgagctactactaccactactactaccagGACTACTACCAGTACTACTACCAGTACTAGCGATTACCAGCACACAACGCAAGATCACTTGCGTGCTCGTCTTCTTTGTGGTCTTTGTGTGGAGGTCAGAAGGTGAGAACAAAGGTGAGCATCATTCATTCAAGGTTTGGTTCTTCACATTCATGTTCACACCAACAAAAATATGTATCTTAATTAacttaattaacttttttttttttttactgtttattaTAAATTAATCCATAAAATATTTGAGTAAAAAGTCTAAAAATAAGTGTatttatttgcaaatcaataTCATCAAAGCTGCTCCTCCAATTAGAATCAAtgtgttttaaattgtttatttatttttgatttttttgcgaGAAATTTAGGGTTGCACGTGTCAGgtattgtaaaaaaaagttatgttaatATCTCTCAAacattataataattaattaattattttttttagattcatTAAGAGAGTTAACACTAAGTTGtactttttaataaaacatttgaaattatttatttatttttggggggtttttgcgAGAAATTTAGGgttacaaatattatttattaggtaTTAGAAAAGAAAGTTCTGTTAAATCTCTCAAACATTCTAataatttataaatgtttttagatTTATTGAGAGAGTTAACACTAAGTTgtactttttaataaaaatgtaaataaaaaaacaacaacaatttgtTTTACACTTGCTAAAATATTTACCACAAAATTAAGTtcaattacattttattaaaaaaaaaaaataagaatttggaTTTAGTTTTAAAGTtttacaaaacacacacacacacacacacacacacacacacacacaccgggctgatgtaacagttggttggggggcgcataataaattaaaataacataacataacataacatatctTTTAAAAGAGGTAATACtagttttttaattgtttaattggTTTTAATTTTCTTGTGAATTCAGTTTAAAACACATCTCACTTTTTAAGAATGTATTCTGAAATCACTTTTTGACACAGgaataaattaaaagaaaaagactCTTTCAAAGATTTAACGCCAAATTCTactcttcattaaaaaaaattatttaatttttgattaaaaaaaaacttttttgtggGGGGATGATAAAAAAGCTTTaaaaaccatgaaaaaaaaaccccacatgatTGAATTAGACTTGTATTGGTAGattaaacagtacagtacatattccgtacaattgaccactaaatggtaacaccccaataagtttttcaactttcaaTTCATCAATTATTATAATCGTTAAATTctctttaaaatgtatttcattgtttaaattaattaaaatgtttttgagtttttaagaatttattgttaaatcacttttttttttttttttttaagtaatgcgCTATTTTACATTTTTAAGGAGATTCAAtcatcaaaatattattttaattaaacaaattaatttaaaacaaaaatgaaggaaatgacaaaaaatgtaaacatttttgttaTTCATCGTTAAGTCCTTTATAAAACATGtataccacaacaacaacaacaacaaacatattGAAGTGTACTAAATGTGTGTGGGTGGAATTTTGAGAAACTTATTTTCTAGGAAAACAAACTCTGGACTGcactttttaaatttattatcttgactgtttttaaacaaaagctgttttttttttactttcctgGTGTCAGTCTCCATATGAAATGTAGTCTTTTTCTCTCtcctctatttattattattattaatacatccaacaaaataacacatactaataatacactataatacagaatattacaataatacatagtaatacaataacaatacatactaataatacacaataatgcagaatattacaataataatacataataatacaataacaatacataataatacacaataatacaataataatgcataatacattttacacaatcatacaataataatacataatacataataatacattaatacataCTAATACACAATCatacaataatacataataatacaataataatacagaatAATTGAATAATACACAAGAATACAGTAATAATAcagaataatacaataataacacagattaatacaataataatacagacTAATACAACAATACAGAATAATACAATAATAGTAcagaataatacaataataatacagcataatacaataacaatacataatacaataacacataataacacaacaataatacaataataacacagattaatacaataataatacagacTAACACAATAATACagaataatacaataatacagaataatacaataataatacagcataatacaataataatacagacTAACACAATAATACAGAATAATACAATGATAATACagaataatacaataatacagtataatacaataataatacagcataatacaataacaatacataatacaataacacataataatacgataataacacaataataatacataataatacataataataatacagaataatataataataatacataatacaataatgacacataataaaacaataataacacataatacaataataatacagaatAATACAATAATACGTTGATAATACAGAATAACACAACACataatactatactaatactataataatacaataatatataataacacaATAATTATACaagataatacaataataatgtataataatacaataataatacagaatACAATactaatatataatacaataacacataatacaataataaatcataatacaataacaatacagaataatacaataataatacataatacaataataacacaTCCTacaatgataacatgtaatacaataataacacaataatacagaataatacaataataatacagaataatacaataatacagaataatacaaaaataatacagaataatacaataatacagaattataatacataataatacaataataatacagaataatacaataataatacagaatacaataataatacagaattataatacataataatacaataataatacacaataatacaataataatacagaataatacaataatacagaataatacaataataatacagaagtataatacataataatacaataatacagaATAATACAATTTCAAACCAATCCCAGACCAGCAACATtttgaatagcaatcaacagagcaattgagaagacacaaacatgagacaaaaaATCCAAGGAATCAAACAAAAAAGAATGATGTAAACAACAGTGTCAATATTAATAGGAATTACAAcatcaaaaacataaaaaaaaaaaacaagaaaacaaaaataaaacattgttataatgactataaaaataataaaaatgaagaATAATGCTATTGTGTTTGTCCTGCAGCCAACTGTCCCAGACCGTTCCAAGGAAATCACAAAGTCCTGAGTCTCGAGTCAGTTCTGGTCAACTCCTTCCAGGAAGGTTCCAGCGCCATCATGGAGTGCGGCACCGGCTATGTGCTGGAGAGCGGCTCCGGCTCCATCACCTGCCACGACGGCAACTGGACGCAGCTGACTCTCACTTGCAAAAGTGACGCTCCTCTCCTTCACTACGGTAACTGTTGCCATGACGTCAAGTCACACTTGTCTGTCCGCCCTCAGAGAAGGACTGCGGGCCTCCCACGCCTCAACCCAACATGACCTTCAACATCAGCGCCGGCACGCTCCTCGGCGACGTCATCAAGGTCACGTGTGACGAAGGGTGAGTGGAGAAATGAAATAAATACGATATTTTTGACGTTAATACTTGTTATAATTCCATGCACTGCACACAATTCATCTTGTTCATGCTCCAGCTGTCCTCCTTCAACATTGCAACATCTCAAACCTCTGGAATGTTCCTCCAATGTTTCTCAAAGCAGAATACTGCAGCAATCATTCAAAAGCATCTTTTGTCCCATGCTGTAACTCAAAATCATGTAAACACAAGTAGTAGAATGTAACATAAATACAAGTGGTAGAatattatataaatacaaatgGTAGAATATCATGTAAACACAAGTAGtagaataaaacataaataaaagtggtAGAATATAACGTAAACAGACATGGTAGAAACCTTTCTTCTGTTTCCACAGTTACCGCATCAGAGGATCCAGCTACAAGGAGTGCATCGCTGCAGGCTGGAAGGGAACAGCCAGCTGTCTAAGTAAGTAAATACTTCTACTTCCAATCAATAACTTACCGTCACCATCTTCTCAGACGTCACTCAAAATCATTGTTTCTTGCTTTCGCTAAAATAATTAGTGATGTTTGCAGCGTGACAAATGTTCTTTAAAATCAAAATCAATAGTAACTTgccgccaccatcctctcagatGTCTCTCAGAATTATTCTTACTTTAGCtgaaataaataattagtgaTGTTTGCAGAGAGACATGTCAAATGTACGTTAAAATCAGTATTGTtagttatgacaaaaaaaaaaatcacatcaatATTAACTTaccgccaccatcctctcagacgtCACCAAACATCTTTTTTTCTTGCTTTAGTTAAAATAATAGTGATTTttgacatgtgaaatatcctttaaaatcaatattgttattgctacgccaaaaaaaaaatcaatattagcTAACCGCCACCATCCTATATAGCTcaagtggtagagtggccgtgctagcaacttgagggttccaggttcgatccccgcttccgccatcctagtcactgccgttgtgtccttgggcaagacaattcacccacctgctcccagtgccacccagactggtttaaaaatgtaacttagatattgggtttcactagagaaaagcgctatataaatataattcacttcacatcctCTCAGACGTCACTCAAAATCATTGTTTCTTACTTtagctaaaataaataattagagATGTTTGCAAAGTGAAATGTCAAATATCATTTAAAATCAGTTTTGTTATTGCTATGccagaaacaacaaaaaataaatccaAACAATAGTAAGTTACCGCCACAATCCTCTCAGACGTCACCCAAAATCGGTGCTTCTTGCATTAGtcgataaataaacaaatatataaataaacagtgATGTTTGCAGAATGTCAGTCAAATATCTTTTAAAATCACATCAATCAACTcaccaccaccatcctctcagacgcCATCCAAAATCATTGTTTCCTGCTTTAGCTGAAATAAGTAACTTGTGATTTTGGTAGAGTGACACGTCGAATATCTTTTAAAATCACATTAATGTAACTcaccaccaccatcctctcagacgtCACCCAAAATCGGTGCTTCTTGCATTAGTCcatcaatatataaataaataaataatcagtgatgtttgcAGAATGTCAGTCAAATATCTTTTAAAATCACATCAATGTAACTcaccaccaccatcctctcagatgTCACCTAATATTATTGTTTCCTGCTTTAGctgaaataaataacttgtgattTTGGTAGAGTGACATGTCGAATATTCTTTAAAATCAATAGTGTTGTTGCaatgacaaaaataaaagtaaaacattacatcAATATTAACTCActaccaccatcctctcagatgtcacctaaaaataaataaataaataaataatctgtGATGTTTGCAGAATGTCAGTCAAATATCCTTTAAAATCACATCAATAGTAACTtaccaccaccatcctctcagacatTACCCAAAATCGGTGCTTCTGGCATAAgtccatgaataaataaataaataatcagtgatgtttgcAGAATGTCAGTCAAATATCTTTTAAAATCACATCAATGTAACTcaccaccaccatcctctcagatgTCACCTAATATTATTGTTTCCTGCTTTAGctgaaataaataacttgtgattTTGGTAGAGTGACATGTCGAATATTCTTTAAAATCAATAGTGTTGTTGCaatgacaaaaataaaagtaaaaaattacATCAATATTAACTCActaccaccatcctctcagatatcacctaaaaataaataaataaataaataatctgtGATGTTTGCAGAATGTCAGTCAAATATCCTTTAAAATCACATCAATAGTAACTtaccaccaccatcctctcagacgtCACCCAAAATCGGTGCTTCTGGCATTAgtccatgaataaataaataaataaataactaatcaGTGATGTTTGCAGAATGTCAGTCAAATATCTTTTAAAATCACATCAATGTGACTcaccaccaccatcctctcagacgtCATCCAAAATCATTGTTTCCTGCTTTAGcttaaataaataacttgtgatgTTGGCAGAGTGACATGCCAATTATTCTTTAAAATCAATAGTGATGTTgcaatgacaaaaataaaaaaataaaaatcacatcaATATTAACTcaccaccaccatcctctcagatgTCACCTAATATCATTGTTTCCTGCTTTAGctgaaataaataacttgtgattTTGGTAGAGTGACATGTCGAATATTCTTTAAAATCAATAGTGTTGTTGCaatgacaaaaataaaagtaaaaaattacATCAATATTAACTCActaccaccatcctctcagatgtcacctaaaaataaatgaataaataaataatccgtGATGTTTGCAGAATGTCAGTGAAATATCCTTTAAAATCACATCAATAGTAACTCACCACCACCATTCTCTCAGATGTCACCCAAAATCGGTGCTTCTTGCATTAgaccatgaataaataaataaatttgtaaCCTGTGATGTTTGCAGAATGTCAGTCAAATATCTTTTAAAATCACATCAATATAACTCatcaccaccatcctctcagacgtCATCCAAAATCATTGTTTCCTGCTTTAGctgaaataaataacttgtgatgTTTGCAGAGTGACATGCCAATTATTCTTTAAAATCAATAGTGATGttgcaatgacaaaaaaaaaaaaaataatcacatcAATATTAACTcaccaccaccatcctctcagacgtCACCTAAAATCATTGTTTCCTGCTTTAGCTGAAATAAGTAACTTGTGATTTTGGTAAAGTGACACGTCGAATATTCTTGAAAATCAATAGTGTTGTTGCAAtgacaaaaatgaaaaaatgacATCAATATTAACTCActaccaccatcctctcagatgtcacctaaaaataaataaatatatctgtGATGTTTGCAGAATGTCAGTCAAATATCCTTTAAAATCACATCAATTGTAACTCACCACCACCATTCTCTCAGACGTCACCCAAAATCGGTGCTTCTTGCATTAgtccataaataaataaataaataaatgaatgaataaataatcagtgatgtttgcAGAATGTCAGTCAAATATCTTTTAAAATCACATCAACTCACCTCACCACCACCATTCTCTCAGACATCATCCAAAATCATTGTTTCCTGCTTTAGctgaaataaataacttgtgatgTTTGCAGAGTGACATACCAATTATTCTTTAAAATCAGTAGTGATGTTGCAatgacaaaaattaaaaaataaaaatcacatcaATATTAACTcaccaccaccatcctctcagatgTCACCCAAAATCGGTGCTTCTTGCATTAgaccatgaataaataaatacatttgtaacCTGTGATGTTTGCAGAATGTCAGTCAAATATCTTTTAAAATCACATCAATATAACTCatcaccaccatcctctcagacgtCATCCAAAATCATTGTTTCCTGCTTTAGctgaaataaataacttgtgatgTTTGCAGAGTGACATGCCAATTATTCTTTAAAATCAATAGTGATGttgcaatgacaaaaaaaaataaaaaatcacatcaATATTAACTcaccaccaccatcctctcagacgtCACCTAAAATCATTGTTTCCTGCTTTAGCTGAAATAAGTAACTTGTGATTTTGGTAGAGTGACACGTCGAATATTCTTTAAAATCAATAGTGTTGTTGCAATGACAAAAATGACATCAATATTAACTCActaccaccatcctctcagatgtcacctaaaaataaataaataaataatctgtGATGTTTGCAGAATGTCAGTCAAATATCCTTTAAAATCACATCAATTGTAACTCACCACCACCATTCTCTCAGACGTCACCCAAAATCGGTGCTTCTTGCATTAgtccataaataaatatataaataaataaatgaatgaataaataatcagtgatgtttgcAGAATGTCAGTCAAATATCTTTTAAAATCACATCAACTCACCTcaccaccaccatcctctcagacgtCATCCAAAATCATTGTTTCCTGCTTTAGctgaaataaataacttgtgatgTTTGCAGAGTGACATACCAATTATTCTTTAAAATCAGTAGTGATGTTgcaatgacaaaaataaaaaaataaaaatcacatcaATAACTcaccaccaccatcctctcagatgTCACCTAAAATCCTTATTTCCTGCTTTAGctgaaataaataacttgtgattTTGGTAGAGTGACATGTAGAATATTCTTTAAAATTAATAGTGTTGTTGcaatgacaaaaataaaataaaaaaatcacatcaaTATTAACTcaccaccaccatcctctcaagATGTCACCTAAAATCATTGTTTCCTGCTTTAGctgaaataaataacttgtgattTTGGTAGAGTGACATGTCGAATATTCTTTAAAATCAATAGTGTTATTGCAATGCCAAAAAACAATCACAATTCACTATACATTTGATTTTTACTCATACATTTCTTGCATACGAACCTTTCCTGACTCAATTTTTTGGCCACACTGGCCTGCATTATCGTCCAAAATCAACAGGATTATTGCAAACCAACACAACAAtagagtgtcaggttcaaacactgatgacatctattaaacagccaagaagcaaggaattaggcAGAGatagagttcaattttgctcaatgaggagagacgtattgggctgtacactcactTACAATTCCAACCTATgccctaaggcacagcccacgtgctccactatttattcgggaggtccctggttacatcactgaggctgcttctgaaggaaggggggtaatttcagcagccccagttacacacaatatatgattattaagAAATGGagatgtgctgacactcgtgatatcgccctgtctctgctttgtctgcgtcaaggtactcgatgtttgcacttggcagtcagcaggtcgggtctggacacaaacactgatacgagacgactcgcaatcttggattgcaagttgtcccgttgcacagatagaaaagtacaacttcagcacaattgataataactatagcaacggcctttaagcataagagttgtgtgataacttctaACATAGAGAGACAAAGAGAAAATATTCGGctgaaatatgttaaaaaaaaacaaaaaaagaggacTTTTGATCTTTCCATCCCTGCTCAAAATGAGTAGGACTCTtgctatatataaaaaaaacaacaaccctgaGATGATTTTATTTGAAAGTGTGATGTTGGATTGCCTCCTCTCAGCTATTACCTGCCCAAAGCCTGCAGAGATGACCAACGGCAAAGTCTTGTGGGACTCTCAGGACCTGCCAAAGTACGGCGAGACCCTGCAGTTTGAGTGTGATGGCGGCTACACGCTCACTGGGGAGCGCAGCCTCGTGTGCGGCAAGGGCGGCAAATACCAAGCTCCGCCTCCTCAATGCAAAGGTAAGCCCGGCCTGATCAGGTGATGTCCGTTTGTCACCATTTGATGTACCTTCACACTGGTCTGGACCAAAAACTCTTCTAAGTTCTACTTGGTGTACACTCTGATGGATACTTATACACACGTAGAACTTAGAGAGGACTTTTTACCTGGAGGGATTCAACAAAGCCTTTGCTGGGACGTTTGAAAACGAATCAAGTCTTTTGAACGGTTCTTTTAGGCGAACCATTTTcatggtctggactacaggcacggcagtctaatacccgcactgttttactatgaagccacgtggcttggcaatgtctcgccgaaataagcaggggcgtccatggtaacgttgcttggatggaaacatatgttgctccaaaacctgtatgtacctttcagcattaatggcgcattcacagatgtgtaagttaccatcacacatgctgccttttacactttacgccaagaacagtccggatggttcttttcctctctggtccagaggacacaacgtccacaatttcccaaaaaaatttgaaatgtggactcgtcagaccacagaacacttttcccactttgcatcagtccatcttagatgagctcgggcccagcgaagccggcagcgtttctgggtgttgttgataaatggctttggctttgcatagtagagttttaacttgcacttacagatgtagcgaccatggttttctgaagtgatatcatttacacactcatgtcgctttttgatgcagtaccgcctgtgggatcgaaggtcacaggcattcaatgttggttttcggccttgctgtgatttctccagattctcggaaccttttgatgacattacggaccgtagatggtgaaatccctaaattccttgaaatagctggttgagaaatgttgttcttaaactgttggacaatttcctcaggcatttgttcacaaagtggtgaccctcgccccatccttgtttgtgaatgactgagcatttcatggaagctgcttttctgggtgttgataaatggctttcgcttcattgtaaagttttaacttttgaccaattgtagttactgacagtggttttatgaagtgttcctgagcccatgtggtgatatcctttacacactgatgtaactttttgatgcaataccgcctgagggatccaaggtcacgggcattcaatgttggttttcagcattgctgcttacgcgcagtgatttctccagattctctgaaccttttgatgatattacggactgtaaatggtgaaatccctaaattccttgcaatagctggttgagaaatgttgttcttaaacaatttgctcaggcatttgttgacaaagtggtgaccctcgccccatccttgtttgtgaatggaagctgcttttatacccaatcatggcacccacctgttcccaattagcttgttcacctgtgggatgttccaaatcagtgtttgatgagcaatcctcaaatttctcagtcttttttgccacttgtgccagcttttttgaaacatgttgcaggcctcaaattccaaatgagctaatattttcaaaaaataataaagtcttccagttggaacgttaagtatcttctctttttatattacacatattacatatgttgaaTTTCCCTGCCTTGGGGGTACCAACGCCCCGTCGACCTCTGATCTACTGTAGACACAAAGGAAACAGACTTTCGAGAGAACACGCTCCAACATGCGCCTTCGCTGCTGTCAAAGATTGTTCTCCCACGTTTTTGCAGAGGCGTCCACCTCAACGAGTCCTTCGGCCACAACACCTGCTCTCAGAGATAAAACTATCACCACAGCAGCAGCCACCAACACATcacaaggtacacacacacacacacacacacacacacacacacacacacacacacacacacacacacacacacacacacgcctcctttagaggttttaacacAGAAGCCTGTTTGATAGTAAacaagtaaataaaaacatacctgACTTGTCTTCTAAATAACTACAGTGTAActagtgtattatatttatatagcgctttttctctagtgactcaaagagctTTTATATTAGGAAACCCCTTATCTAaatttttaagctacatttaaacaaaATTATTATAGTTATGTGGTCGTGGAgtgaaaataattgtaaaaaaaaaactataaacaaaattgaagaaatacaaaaacaatttataattcaagacatattttttttgttaataatatgtattaattgatattcttcttcttcttctttttttttttacatagtgactcaaagcgcttttacattaggaaacccaatatctaaatttctAAGCTCAATTTCAACTAAATTATTATAGTTGCAAGTGGCCGTGGCGTGAaaataatggtaaaaaaaaaaaagctataaaaaatagaagaaatacaAAATTATTTAGAATTAAAGACATATTATTTGTGTTCATATTACGTATTAAttgatattattgttattattcttttttttattttacatagtgactcaaagcgctttacataaggAAACCCAATATCAACATTTTTAAGCTCTATTTCAACTAAATTATTACAGTTATAAGTGGCCGTGGCgtgaaaataattgtaaaaaaaaaaaatatatatatatatatatatatatatatatacaaacaaaattgaagaaatacaaaataatttaTAATTCAAGACATATTTTTTTGGTTAGAGTGAAaataattatgtaaaaaaaaaaaaaaactataaaaaaaattaaagaaatacaaaataatttaTAATTCAAGACTTTTTTTGTTAGTaatattttgtattaatttatattattgttattattattattatcattattattatttttttacatagtgactcaaagcgcttttacattagGAAACCCAATATCAAAATTTTTAAGCTCTATTTCAACTAAATTATCACAGTTATAAGTGGCCGTGGCgtgaaaataattgtaaaaaaaaaaactataaacaaaatttaagaaatacaaaataatttataattcaagacatttttttgttagtaatattttgtattaatgtatattattgttattattattattcttttttatgACATAGTGACTCAAAGCGGTTTTACATtaggaaacccaatatctaaatttctAAGCTCTATTTCAACTAAATTATTATAGttacgccctgcgatgaggtggcgacttgtccagggtgtaagcgccttccgcccgattgtagctgagataggctccagcgccccccgcgaccccaaagggaataagcggtagaaaatggatggatggatggatattatagtTACAAGTGGCCATGGCGTGAAAATATTGGTGAAAAAAAAAGCTataaaaaatagaagaaatacaAAATGATTTAGAATGAaatacatattattattgttaacaatATTATGGAATAATtgatattattgttgttattctttttttttgttttttttacatagtgactcaaagcgctttta containing:
- the LOC133583658 gene encoding complement decay-accelerating factor isoform X1; its protein translation is MEELLLPLLLPGLLPVLLPVLAITSTQRKITCVLVFFVVFVWRSEGENKANCPRPFQGNHKVLSLESVLVNSFQEGSSAIMECGTGYVLESGSGSITCHDGNWTQLTLTCKKKDCGPPTPQPNMTFNISAGTLLGDVIKVTCDEGYRIRGSSYKECIAAGWKGTASCLTITCPKPAEMTNGKVLWDSQDLPKYGETLQFECDGGYTLTGERSLVCGKGGKYQAPPPQCKEASTSTSPSATTPALRDKTITTAAATNTSQEKSDIAANATKDTDYLPVVVSVICISLGGCIVAICLHRFLLKKKGSYDTREDLKPELLSFQNV
- the LOC133583658 gene encoding complement decay-accelerating factor isoform X2, with translation MEELLLPLLLPGLLPVLLPVLAITSTQRKITCVLVFFVVFVWRSEANCPRPFQGNHKVLSLESVLVNSFQEGSSAIMECGTGYVLESGSGSITCHDGNWTQLTLTCKKKDCGPPTPQPNMTFNISAGTLLGDVIKVTCDEGYRIRGSSYKECIAAGWKGTASCLTITCPKPAEMTNGKVLWDSQDLPKYGETLQFECDGGYTLTGERSLVCGKGGKYQAPPPQCKEASTSTSPSATTPALRDKTITTAAATNTSQEKSDIAANATKDTDYLPVVVSVICISLGGCIVAICLHRFLLKKKGSYDTREDLKPELLSFQNV